One Clostridium sp. CM027 genomic window carries:
- the rnfB gene encoding RnfABCDGE type electron transport complex subunit B: MSIAIAVLVVMTSVGLVFGLILAVANKKFAIEVNPLIHIVEDILPKGQCGACGYAGCMAYAEAVVINPDVAPNLCIPGKAPVAKMVANLTGKVAAEMEPKVAFVKCAGTVSKAIKDYKYQGVQDCVAASVLQGGPKGCKYGCLGFGTCVKNCPFDAMTMSKEGIPIINNKKCTGCGKCKIVCPKKVIELVPNGINVSLNCNSNDKGVVTRKLCKVGCIGCGICVKNCPYGAIKIENNLAVVDCDVCVSICNESTCLYKCPTGAIKKSIESISQTRIAAKLSENKTLSD; the protein is encoded by the coding sequence ATAAGTATAGCGATTGCAGTTTTAGTTGTAATGACATCAGTTGGGCTAGTGTTTGGTTTAATTTTGGCGGTTGCAAATAAAAAATTTGCCATTGAAGTAAATCCATTGATTCATATTGTTGAAGATATATTACCAAAAGGTCAGTGTGGAGCCTGTGGATATGCTGGTTGTATGGCGTATGCAGAAGCTGTGGTTATAAACCCAGATGTAGCACCAAATCTTTGCATTCCAGGGAAAGCACCTGTTGCAAAAATGGTAGCAAATCTAACTGGTAAAGTGGCAGCAGAAATGGAGCCAAAAGTGGCTTTTGTAAAATGTGCTGGTACAGTAAGTAAAGCTATTAAGGATTATAAGTATCAAGGTGTTCAAGATTGTGTTGCAGCATCAGTGCTACAGGGAGGACCAAAGGGATGTAAATATGGTTGCCTCGGTTTTGGAACATGTGTTAAAAATTGTCCTTTTGATGCAATGACAATGAGCAAAGAAGGCATACCAATTATTAACAATAAAAAGTGTACGGGTTGTGGAAAATGTAAAATAGTTTGTCCTAAAAAAGTTATTGAATTAGTTCCAAATGGAATTAATGTATCTTTGAATTGTAATTCAAACGACAAAGGTGTTGTGACACGTAAACTTTGCAAAGTAGGCTGCATTGGATGTGGAATTTGTGTTAAGAATTGTCCATATGGTGCAATAAAAATTGAGAACAATCTAGCTGTAGTAGATTGTGATGTATGTGTTTCAATATGTAATGAATCTACTTGCTTATATAAATGCCCAACGGGTGCAATTAAAAAGTCTATAGAAAGTATATCGCAGACAAGAATAGCAGCTAAATTATCTGAAAATAAAACTCTCTCTGATTAA
- a CDS encoding electron transport complex protein RnfA yields the protein MGEYLTLFVSVVVVNNFVLTRFLGLCIFFGVSKSLKASIGMGMAVTSVMTLSSMLAWLVFHFILAPFHLTFLTTAVFVLLIASFVQLLEMIIKKYAPTLYNMWGIYLLLIATNCVVLGVPLLNVESNFSFVKSAISAVGSGLGFALAIILMASLREKLRLADVPKPLEGLGIAFILAGMLALAFMGFSGIIAA from the coding sequence ATGGGTGAGTATCTAACTCTGTTTGTAAGTGTGGTAGTCGTAAATAACTTCGTTTTAACAAGGTTTTTAGGGCTTTGTATTTTTTTTGGGGTTTCTAAGAGCTTAAAAGCCTCTATTGGTATGGGAATGGCTGTAACTTCTGTTATGACTCTGAGTTCCATGCTAGCATGGTTGGTATTCCATTTTATATTGGCTCCATTTCATTTAACATTTTTAACAACGGCGGTGTTTGTGCTTTTAATTGCTAGCTTTGTGCAGCTTTTAGAAATGATTATTAAAAAATATGCACCTACCTTATATAATATGTGGGGAATATATTTATTACTAATTGCTACAAATTGTGTTGTACTTGGCGTACCACTTTTAAATGTAGAATCAAATTTTTCATTTGTAAAAAGTGCAATATCTGCCGTTGGATCTGGTTTGGGGTTTGCTTTGGCAATTATACTTATGGCAAGTTTAAGAGAAAAACTAAGATTAGCAGATGTCCCTAAACCATTAGAGGGGCTCGGCATTGCGTTTATTTTAGCGGGCATGTTAGCATTAGCTTTCATGGGGTTTTCTGGGATTATAGCAGCATAG
- the rsxE gene encoding electron transport complex subunit RsxE, which translates to MRELWNIFKKGIIEENPIFVLALSLCPALAVTNNSINSLTMGLAVIFVITANNTIVSISRKVVNPKVRVPVYITSIATIVTVVQLVLQAYAPVLYKALGIYLALIVVFAIILARAEVFASKNSVIPSFFDGLGMGCGFALALLSIGMIRELFGTGAIFGIKIFGSWYNPALIMILPPGAFILIGYMVAGFKMLTEHMEKNKIERGEA; encoded by the coding sequence ATGAGAGAGTTATGGAATATATTTAAAAAAGGGATTATTGAAGAAAATCCAATTTTTGTTCTTGCACTTAGTCTTTGTCCTGCTTTAGCGGTAACGAATAACTCGATAAATTCTCTAACTATGGGTTTAGCAGTTATCTTCGTTATTACTGCAAATAATACTATTGTATCTATTAGTAGAAAAGTAGTGAATCCTAAGGTCCGTGTACCGGTGTATATTACATCCATAGCAACCATTGTTACGGTAGTACAGTTGGTATTACAAGCATATGCGCCAGTGCTTTATAAGGCATTAGGAATATATTTAGCATTGATTGTTGTTTTTGCAATTATTTTAGCTAGAGCGGAAGTTTTTGCTTCAAAAAATTCAGTGATTCCATCCTTTTTTGATGGACTAGGAATGGGATGTGGTTTTGCACTTGCACTTTTATCTATCGGGATGATACGTGAACTTTTTGGTACAGGAGCTATATTTGGGATAAAAATTTTTGGTTCTTGGTATAATCCTGCACTTATCATGATTTTACCGCCAGGTGCATTTATACTCATTGGCTATATGGTAGCCGGGTTTAAGATGCTGACTGAACATATGGAAAAAAATAAAATTGAGAGAGGCGAAGCATAA
- a CDS encoding RnfABCDGE type electron transport complex subunit G, whose product MSDDNNVLHNKEYSIFQIAMNLTVACFISGAIIASTYFFTAPVAAEKAAMMKTNAMKSLVVDAEKFEPVKGKKEWFIAEKNGKVIAYIVPAESKGYGGAIKMIVSVSPQGKIIEFAILESNETPGLGENAGKEPFRCQFKGKKTKDLEVVKDKSKENNIQAMTGATISSKAVTKGIKEAVEQVTQFVGGK is encoded by the coding sequence ATGTCAGATGACAATAATGTTTTGCATAATAAAGAGTATAGTATTTTTCAAATTGCTATGAATTTAACAGTTGCTTGTTTCATATCAGGCGCAATTATTGCTTCAACCTATTTTTTTACAGCACCAGTTGCAGCAGAAAAAGCGGCTATGATGAAGACTAATGCAATGAAGTCATTGGTGGTGGATGCAGAAAAGTTTGAGCCAGTGAAGGGGAAGAAAGAATGGTTTATTGCAGAAAAGAATGGGAAAGTAATTGCATATATAGTTCCAGCAGAGAGTAAAGGATATGGGGGAGCAATAAAAATGATTGTATCTGTGTCGCCACAAGGTAAAATTATTGAATTTGCTATATTAGAGAGTAATGAAACGCCCGGACTTGGAGAAAATGCAGGTAAAGAACCTTTTAGATGTCAATTTAAAGGTAAAAAAACCAAAGATTTAGAAGTCGTAAAAGATAAATCAAAAGAAAATAATATTCAAGCTATGACTGGGGCTACCATTTCTTCAAAAGCGGTAACGAAAGGTATCAAAGAAGCTGTGGAACAGGTTACACAGTTTGTAGGGGGGAAATAA
- a CDS encoding RnfABCDGE type electron transport complex subunit D gives MNSEIKLQDNLFTISTSPHIRSEASISKIMWTVNLALSPAAIFGIYHFGIPALIILLMGSLSAVGFECLMQKIRKKKITITDGSAFLTGLLLAMCLPPTIPPYMAIVGSFIAIVIAKHSMGGLGYNIFNPAHIGRAALMVSWPIAMTTWTRMSTSVDVVTTATPLNILKQQGYGKLIDTFGSAPQMYKAMFIGARSGSIGETSTVLLVIGGIYLIYKGYVNWEVPVFMIGTVGILTWIFGPTGLFSGDPLFHIMAGGLVIGAFFMATDMVTIPITKKGQVIFAMGAGALTVLIRLKGGYPEGVCYSILLMNSVTPLIDRVIKPVKFGARR, from the coding sequence ATGAATAGTGAAATAAAATTACAAGATAATCTCTTTACCATTTCAACATCTCCACATATACGTTCAGAAGCATCTATTTCTAAAATTATGTGGACTGTGAATTTGGCTTTGTCGCCAGCTGCAATTTTTGGGATTTATCACTTTGGGATTCCTGCTTTAATTATACTTCTTATGGGAAGTCTGTCAGCAGTTGGATTCGAGTGCCTAATGCAAAAAATTAGAAAAAAGAAAATAACTATAACTGACGGAAGTGCATTCCTAACAGGACTATTGCTTGCAATGTGTTTGCCACCGACGATTCCACCTTATATGGCGATAGTTGGTTCATTTATTGCTATTGTAATAGCAAAACATTCTATGGGTGGTCTTGGGTATAATATTTTTAACCCAGCTCATATTGGTAGGGCAGCTCTTATGGTATCATGGCCTATTGCAATGACAACTTGGACAAGAATGAGTACAAGTGTAGATGTAGTAACTACTGCAACGCCTTTAAATATTTTAAAACAACAAGGATATGGAAAACTCATTGATACATTTGGAAGTGCACCTCAAATGTATAAAGCTATGTTCATTGGTGCTCGCAGTGGAAGTATTGGTGAGACATCTACAGTTTTACTAGTGATTGGAGGCATATATTTAATTTATAAAGGATATGTAAATTGGGAAGTTCCTGTATTTATGATTGGAACTGTAGGTATTTTAACTTGGATATTTGGACCGACAGGTTTATTTAGCGGAGATCCGCTATTCCATATTATGGCTGGAGGCCTTGTTATAGGAGCATTCTTTATGGCTACAGATATGGTTACTATTCCTATTACAAAGAAGGGGCAGGTGATCTTTGCTATGGGTGCTGGGGCGCTTACTGTTCTAATTCGGTTAAAGGGTGGATATCCAGAAGGGGTTTGTTATTCCATTTTGTTAATGAATTCAGTTACACCGCTTATAGATCGCGTGATAAAGCCGGTTAAATTTGGAGCAAGGAGGTAG
- the rsxC gene encoding electron transport complex subunit RsxC, giving the protein MIKSFRGGIHPNDNKNYTADKTIEIALMPSKVVIPVRQHIGAPCSPIVVKGDFVKKGQVIANNTVFVSSPVHASISGIVIDVAEYPHPVFGKCLSIVIENDGFDEWIEGIPFERDWEKLNDNEIKDIIKEAGIVGMGGATFPTHVKLSPPKEKKIDTFILNAAECEPFLTADHRMMLEYSQQILTGVKIVMKVLGVQKAYVGIEDNKPDAISAMQKAFAGTTVEVKAIPTKYPQGAEKMLIKVLVDREVPSGSLPMDVGVVVQNVGTVIAIYDAVVKGIPLIQRVVTVSGSAVNEPKNLLLRIGTSFKDAIENCGGFVEAPAKIIMGGPMMGFAQSNLNVSIVKGVSGILCLNKKDINNGKQSPCIRCGKCVSICPCGLNPSMLSILGEKNMYEEAKLEQNLFDCAECGSCVYVCPAKRNIVQYIRYCKMQNTADAAKKKEMLAK; this is encoded by the coding sequence GTGATAAAAAGTTTTCGTGGAGGAATACATCCAAATGATAATAAAAATTATACCGCGGATAAGACTATAGAAATAGCACTAATGCCAAGTAAGGTTGTTATTCCTGTGAGGCAGCATATCGGTGCGCCGTGTTCACCTATTGTAGTTAAGGGTGATTTTGTAAAAAAAGGACAGGTTATAGCGAATAACACAGTTTTTGTCTCTAGCCCTGTGCATGCATCAATATCCGGTATTGTTATAGATGTGGCAGAATACCCTCATCCGGTATTTGGAAAGTGTCTTTCTATTGTAATTGAAAATGATGGCTTCGATGAATGGATAGAAGGAATTCCATTTGAAAGAGATTGGGAGAAGTTAAATGATAATGAAATAAAAGATATTATTAAAGAAGCTGGTATCGTTGGAATGGGAGGGGCAACTTTTCCAACTCATGTAAAATTATCGCCACCAAAAGAAAAGAAAATTGATACTTTTATTTTAAATGCGGCCGAATGTGAACCGTTTTTAACCGCAGATCACAGAATGATGCTAGAGTATTCCCAGCAAATTCTTACTGGTGTAAAAATAGTAATGAAGGTCCTCGGTGTTCAAAAAGCATATGTGGGAATAGAGGATAACAAGCCAGATGCAATTAGTGCTATGCAAAAAGCTTTTGCAGGAACCACAGTAGAAGTTAAGGCAATTCCTACTAAATATCCACAAGGTGCGGAAAAGATGCTTATTAAAGTGTTAGTGGATCGTGAGGTTCCATCCGGTAGTTTGCCAATGGATGTAGGAGTCGTTGTTCAAAATGTAGGAACAGTTATTGCAATATATGATGCTGTGGTAAAAGGAATTCCTTTGATACAAAGAGTAGTAACTGTAAGTGGAAGTGCTGTAAATGAACCTAAAAATCTTTTGCTTAGAATTGGAACAAGTTTTAAAGATGCTATTGAAAATTGTGGTGGATTTGTAGAGGCACCAGCTAAAATTATTATGGGTGGTCCCATGATGGGATTTGCTCAATCAAATTTAAATGTTTCTATTGTTAAAGGCGTTTCTGGAATTTTATGTTTAAATAAAAAAGATATTAATAATGGAAAGCAATCTCCTTGTATTCGTTGTGGGAAATGTGTAAGCATTTGTCCTTGTGGACTTAATCCAAGTATGCTAAGTATATTGGGAGAAAAAAACATGTATGAAGAAGCAAAGCTTGAACAAAATCTTTTTGATTGTGCAGAATGTGGAAGTTGTGTTTATGTATGTCCCGCTAAGCGGAACATAGTACAATACATTAGATATTGTAAAATGCAAAATACAGCGGATGCTGCAAAAAAAAAGGAGATGTTAGCTAAATGA
- a CDS encoding SoxR reducing system RseC family protein encodes MIKEEEGIIIEIFEDNMAKVKVGRHNECKNCGACPGDSSLVIQAQNFIGAKAGQRIAFETKETNMLMAAFVVYIVPLIAIVVGVIAGQVIAKKIGYSVRGFQIGGGILTFILSILNIKIFDEFAHNNDEMQLVITRILS; translated from the coding sequence GTGATAAAAGAGGAAGAAGGAATTATAATAGAAATATTTGAGGATAACATGGCGAAAGTCAAGGTAGGTAGGCATAACGAATGTAAAAATTGTGGTGCATGCCCAGGTGATAGTTCATTGGTGATTCAGGCTCAAAATTTTATTGGGGCTAAGGCTGGACAACGAATTGCTTTTGAAACGAAAGAAACAAATATGTTAATGGCAGCTTTTGTTGTATATATAGTGCCTCTTATTGCTATTGTAGTGGGGGTTATCGCTGGACAAGTAATAGCAAAAAAAATTGGTTATTCTGTGCGGGGTTTTCAAATAGGAGGCGGAATACTAACATTTATATTGTCCATACTGAATATAAAAATTTTTGATGAATTTGCTCATAATAATGACGAAATGCAACTTGTTATTACTCGAATTCTATCTTAA
- a CDS encoding aminopeptidase P family protein — protein sequence MNVKERIEELRNGMRERGIEAYIVPSSDPHQSEYVAEHYTARTFITGFTGSAGTAIITLTDAYLWTDGRYFIQAESELQGTGVTLFKMGESNVPTVEEFVKESLSEGAKIAFDGKVISVEYFRGLEKALESKKFSFEVNEDLIDKIWKDRPARPSSEVILHDIVYAGKSRGAKLAQVVQEMKNMGANYYVISGLDDIAWLLNIRGRDVKCNPLTIAYTVISEEKCYLFIDDIKINSKVRSELEKANVEIMPYDSIGEFLKNIKAGTILFDPAKNSTWIYSAIKIKTVEAMDITTKFKGIKNDVEIQNVRKAMVRDGVAMVKFINWMKKTIKTRNITEIEASDKICEIRKAGENFYDLSFASISAYGANASMPHYTATEKNQATIKKEGLYLLDSGAQYLDGTTDITRTLAVGPLTEEEKTDFTLVLRGMIDLSMQRFLYGTTGSNLDIIARIPLWNAGMNFKHGTGHGVGFFLNVHEGPHRISMAASTVKLEKGMIVSNEPGVYKDGKHGIRIENLVTVKEDEKTQYGGQFMKFETLTFCPIDLEAIDALLLTYDEKAWLNNYHRTVFEKLSPYLQGEDLEYLKGATIAI from the coding sequence ATGAATGTAAAAGAAAGAATTGAAGAGTTAAGAAATGGTATGAGAGAAAGAGGCATAGAAGCATATATAGTACCTAGTTCAGATCCACATCAAAGTGAATATGTAGCAGAACATTATACTGCTAGAACGTTTATAACAGGATTTACAGGTTCTGCTGGTACTGCAATTATAACACTTACGGATGCTTATCTTTGGACAGATGGAAGATATTTCATTCAAGCAGAAAGTGAATTACAAGGTACAGGTGTAACTTTATTTAAAATGGGAGAGAGTAATGTTCCAACTGTTGAGGAATTTGTGAAGGAATCTCTTAGCGAAGGAGCAAAGATTGCTTTTGATGGCAAGGTTATTTCAGTAGAGTATTTTAGAGGGTTAGAGAAAGCGTTAGAAAGTAAGAAATTTTCATTTGAAGTTAATGAAGATTTAATAGATAAAATATGGAAGGATAGACCAGCAAGACCCTCCAGTGAGGTGATTTTGCACGATATAGTGTATGCAGGAAAGTCAAGAGGAGCAAAACTTGCGCAAGTAGTCCAGGAAATGAAGAATATGGGAGCAAATTACTATGTTATATCAGGACTCGATGATATAGCATGGCTATTAAACATTAGAGGAAGAGATGTAAAATGTAATCCCTTAACAATAGCTTATACAGTTATCTCAGAGGAAAAATGTTATTTATTTATAGATGATATAAAGATTAATTCAAAAGTTAGATCTGAGCTTGAAAAGGCCAATGTAGAAATAATGCCATACGATAGCATAGGGGAATTTCTAAAAAATATTAAAGCCGGAACAATATTATTTGATCCAGCGAAAAACAGTACTTGGATATATAGTGCCATAAAGATTAAAACGGTAGAAGCTATGGATATAACTACAAAATTTAAGGGTATAAAAAATGATGTTGAAATTCAAAATGTTAGAAAGGCAATGGTACGTGATGGCGTGGCTATGGTTAAATTTATAAACTGGATGAAAAAAACTATAAAAACGCGTAATATTACTGAAATAGAGGCATCAGATAAAATTTGCGAAATAAGAAAAGCAGGAGAAAATTTTTATGATTTAAGTTTCGCATCTATTTCAGCTTACGGAGCAAATGCATCTATGCCTCACTATACTGCTACAGAAAAAAATCAGGCTACTATAAAGAAAGAAGGCCTTTATTTATTAGATTCTGGTGCTCAGTACTTAGATGGAACAACAGATATTACAAGGACCCTAGCAGTAGGCCCATTAACGGAAGAAGAGAAAACAGATTTCACTCTAGTTTTAAGAGGAATGATTGATTTAAGTATGCAGAGATTTTTATATGGAACCACTGGTTCAAACTTGGATATTATAGCTAGAATTCCACTTTGGAATGCAGGTATGAATTTTAAACATGGAACAGGGCATGGAGTAGGTTTCTTTTTAAATGTTCATGAGGGGCCACATCGAATATCTATGGCTGCCAGTACTGTTAAGCTTGAAAAAGGAATGATAGTGTCCAATGAACCAGGGGTTTATAAGGATGGAAAACATGGTATAAGAATAGAAAACTTAGTTACTGTTAAGGAAGATGAAAAAACTCAATATGGTGGACAATTTATGAAGTTTGAGACTTTAACCTTTTGCCCTATAGATTTAGAAGCTATAGATGCGCTTTTATTAACATATGACGAAAAGGCGTGGCTAAATAATTATCATAGAACCGTATTTGAGAAACTTTCTCCATATTTACAAGGAGAGGACCTAGAGTATTTAAAGGGTGCAACAATAGCAATATAA